One window of the Megalops cyprinoides isolate fMegCyp1 chromosome 2, fMegCyp1.pri, whole genome shotgun sequence genome contains the following:
- the LOC118773717 gene encoding serine/threonine-protein kinase Nek1-like, whose translation MPSVLCCGRGVVTVLSPCGHGVATAITVLSQYGRVPVMVWSQAATPESAFQVTPAAGLDTLPSVKSGWPLLPWQTLLALGLRRFASMLSRERGSGVPLSQEYLARLRQIRLQNFNERQQIKARLRGEKYDSDGSDSQESSDEAQLRRQKIEALKVQAQARAAVLKEQLEKKRREAYERERKAWEEHLVSRGVKVAIGVGVPPPGPGPQPGPPLSRPTTPAISMTAALKDVGAEPASLQQGVDDPSKPGVAALQSEKREILRRLNQNLKVQSCTSEEEKEKEEEQPAAPLQGPSPQDRAPSGADRKRWEAGGPPLVSVAQQTLEENSLATVGVQAESPEDRPPSGADRKRWEAGAPPLISVAQQTLEETSLGTVERTSGEVIQLEAGQGEVPRRAWGQSPDAQVLKFLEEAELQPVTLLLESAGIRDDGVTSGSLTSTAEGLSGVANSGAKTQPDPSPGAMVQKQEPSAGDAVQDQEPSSGAVVQRLVPSTSAGKLPLQALLSGPKKGVPKSQETPAAGGSLIPPPPLTQRDAEEPQDVEELEQLEQPEERPPRAAQPPAGAVQAWGREEPKPQQQGPPDGSVTPAESRTEQEPVEKQSQDSKGRESECVEPLFRRLSSPAHRRAVALALLGAQSSQSSQEDSAASRSRSVSPVKHKDNSLLIGLSTGLFDANNPKMLRTCSLPDLSRLFRTFSEEAAGSSGAELPDDHLELEDLEDEQAKAGDQSECEEDNGYEETDEDLQELRASMERLLQEHPSEDYSEEEEEEGASNGSAAEEEAGEPLESVTNGMDEDEDERRSSESDLNEEWHSDGSDEEEESDGTHQDSIFSRLEELRFRLEQDMGFENFIEAYNKIKAIHEDEDENIDLASSLVQDILGTEHQHLYPKILHLVMADGVYQEDNDE comes from the exons ATGCCGTCAGTGTTGTGTTGCGGTCGTGGTGTGGTCACTGTGCTCTCACCGTGCGGTCATGGTGTGGCTACTGCCATCACGGTGCTGTCACAGTATGGTCGTGTTCCGGTCATGGTGTGGTCAcaggcag CCACACCTGAGAGCGCGTTCCAGGTCACGCCTGCTGCCGGTTTGGACACTCTGCCC AGCGTAAAAAGCGGCTGGCCTCTGCTGCCCTGGCAGACGCTCTTGGCTCTCGGGCTGAGGCGCTTTGCATCCATGCTGTCACGAGAGCGTGGC TCTGGGGTCCCCCTTTCCCAGGAGTACCTGGCGAGGCTGAGACAGATTCGGCTGCAGAACTTCAACGAGCGGCAGCAGATCAAAGCCCGGCTGCGTGGAGAGAAG TATGACAGTGACGGCTCAGACAGTCAGGAGTCCAGCGATGAGGCGCAGCTCCGGAGGCAGAAGATCGAAGCTCTCAAG GTACAGGCCCAGGCTCGGGCTGCAGtgctgaaggagcagctggagaagaagaggagagaagcgTACGAGAGGGAAAGGAAGGCCTGGGAGGAGCAC CTTGTGTCTCGGGGGGTGAAGGTGGCCATAGGGGTGGGGGTGCCCCCCCCAGGGCCTGGACCGCAGCCTGGACCCCCCCTGTCCAGGCCCACCACCCCAGCCATCTCCATGACAGCTGCTCTGAAGGACGTGGGCGCG GAACCAGCATCTCTGCAGCAGGGGGTGGACGACCCCTCAAAGCCAGGTGTGGCTGCTCTCCAG AGTGAAAAGCGTGAGATTCTACGCAGACTGAACCAGAACCTCAAAGTGCAGAGCTGCACCagtgaggaagagaaggagaaagaggaagagcagccCGCCGCCCCCCTGCAGGGTCCCAGCCCTCAGGACAGAGCCCCCAGCGGGGCCGACAGGAAGCGTTGGGAGGCAGGTGGCCCGCCCCTCGTCTCTGTGGCACAGCAGACCCTGGAGGAGAACTCCCTGGCCACCGTGG gtgTCCAGGCGGAGTCCCCAGAGGACCGACCCCCCAGCGGGGCCGACAGGAAACGCTGGGAGGCAGGTGCCCCGCCCCTCATCTCTGTGGCGCAGCAGACCCTGGAGGAGACCTCCCTGGGCACCGTGG AGAGGACATCGGGCGAGGTGATCCAGCTAGaggcagggcagggggaggtGCCCAGGCGGGCTTGGGGGCAGAGTCCAGATGCTCAGGTGCTGAAGTTTctggaggaggcggagctgcagCCTGTCACCCTGCTACTCGAGAGCGCCGGTATCCGTGACGACGGGGTCACCTCAG GAAGCCTCACTTCCACAGCAGAGGGCCTGAGTGGTGTCGCCAACTCCGGAGCAAAGACACAGCCAGATCCCAGTCCTGGTGCCATGGTCCAGAAACAAGAACCCAGTGCTGGGGATGCTGTTCAGGACCAAGAGCCCAGCAGCGGAGCTGTGGTCCAGAGACTAGTGCCCAGCACCAGTGCTGGGAAACTGCCTCTCCAGGCTCTGCTTTCTGGACCAAAGAAGGGGGTCCCCAAATCACAGGAgactccagcagcaggtggtAGCTTAATACCCCCACCTCCACTGACCCAGAGAGATGCAGAAG AACCGCAGGatgtggaggagctggagcagctggaacAGCCGGAGGAGCGCCCTCCACGCGCCGCACAGCCCCCTGCAGGAGCAGTGCAGgcctgggggagagaggagcccaAGCCCCAGCAGCaagg accaccagatggcagtgtaacaccagcagagagcagaaccGAGCAGGAGCCTGTGGAGAAGCAGTCTCAGGACTCCAAAG ggagggagagtgagtgtgtggagcCTCTGTTCCGCAGACTCTCGTCCCCTGCACACCGGCGTGCAGTGGCATTAGCCCTGCTGGGGGCCCAGTCATCCCAGTCCTCCCAGGAGGACTCGGCAGCATCTCGCTCGCGCTCTGTCTCACCCGTCAAACACAAAGACAACTCGCTGCTCATCGGCCTGTCCACCGGCCTCTTCGATGCCAACAACCCCAAG ATGCTGCGGACCTGCTCCCTCCCGGACCTCAGTAGGCTCTTCAGGACGTTTAGTGAGGAGGCTGCAGGCTCCAGCGGCGCCGAGCTGCCCGACGACcacctggagctggaggacctggaggaCGAGCAGGCCAAGGCAGGGGACCAATCGGAGTGCGAGGAGGACAA TGGGTATGAGGAGACGGACGAGGACCTGCAGGAGCTGCGGGCATCCATGGAACGGCTGCTTCAGGAGCACCCCAGCGAGGActacagtgaggaggaggaagaggagggtgccTCCAATGGCAGCGCTGCtgaggaggaggcaggagagCCGCTAGAGTCCGTCACCAACGGCATGGACGAGGATGAGGACGAGCGCCGCAGCAGTGAGAGCGACCTCAACGAGGAGTGGCATTCAG ACGGGAgtgacgaggaggaggagagtgacGGTACCCACCAGGACAGCATCTTCAGCCGCCTGGAGGAGCTGCGCTTCCGCCTGGAGCAGGACATGGGCTTCGAGAACTTCATCGAGGCCTATAACAAGATCAAG GCCATTCACGAGGACGAGGATGAGAACATTGACCTGGCGTCCAGCCTGGTGCAGGACATCCTGGGGACGGAGCACCAGCACCTGTACCCCAAAATCCTGCATCTAGTGATGGCTGACGGAGTCTACCAAGAGG ataatgatgaataa